One Chionomys nivalis chromosome 4, mChiNiv1.1, whole genome shotgun sequence genomic region harbors:
- the LOC130873901 gene encoding elongin-B-like — protein MDVFLMIRRHKTTIFTDAKESTTIIELKHIIERILKRPADEQRLYKDDQLLDDGKTLGECGFTYLTAEPQAPATVGLAFQEDDAFEALHIEPFSSPPERPYVMKPQDS, from the coding sequence ATGGACGTGTTTCTCATGATCCGGCGCCACAAGACCACTATCTTCACGGATGCCAAGGAGTCAACTACCATAATCGAGCTGAAGCACATCATTGAGAGGATCCTTAAGCGGCCAGCGGATGAGCAGCGGCTGTACAAGGACGACCAGCTCCTTGATGATGGGAAAACTCTGGGTGAGTGTGGCTTCACTTACCTGACAGCAGAGCCACAGGCCCCAGCCACAGTGGGCCTGGCCTTCCAAGAGGATGATGCCTTCGAAGCCCTGCACATTGAGCccttctccagccctccagaGCGTCCATATGTGATGAAGCCACAGGATTCTTGA
- the LOC130872747 gene encoding eukaryotic initiation factor 4A-III-like, whose product MGTLGDELRITLSSLEPSSSQFHAHSLGSGCCCLCSSPLGGLGILAAKATMATSGSGRKRLLKEEDMTKVEFESNEEVDVTPTFDTMGLREDLLRGLYAYGFEKPSAIQQRAMKQIIKGRDVIAQSQSGTGKTATFSISVLQCLDIQVRETQALILAPTRELAVQIQKGLLALGDYMHVQCHACIGGTNVGEDIRKLDYGQHVVAGTPGRVFDMIRRRSLRTRAIKMLVLDEADEMLNEGFKEQIYAVYRRLPPATQVVVISATLPHEILEMTSKFMTDPMRILVKRDELTLEGIKQFFVAVEREEWKFDTLCDLYDTLSITQAVIFCNTKRKVDWLTEKMREANFTVSSTHGDMPQKERESIVKEFRSGASRVLISTDVWARGLDVPQVSLVINYDLPNNRELYIHRIGRAGRYGRKGVAINFVKNEDIRILRDIEQYYSTQIDEMPMNVADLI is encoded by the exons atggggaccctgggggACG AACTTCGGATCACCCTTTCTAGCCTGGAACCCAGCAGCTCTCAGTTCCATGCCCACAGCCTTGG GTCAGGCTGCTGCTGCTTGTGCTCCTCACCTCTTGGTGGACTTGGAATCCTGGCAGCCAAGGCCACGATGGCAACGTCGGGCTCCGGGCGGAAGCGGCTGCTCAAAGAGGAGGACATGACCAAAGTGGAGTTCGAGAGCAACGAGGAGGTAGACGTGACCCCCACGTTCGACACCATGGGCCTGCGGGAGGACCTACTGCGCGGCCTCTACGCCTACGGGTTTGAGAAGCCTTCAGCAATCCAGCAGCGCGCTATGAAGCAGATAATTAAGGGGAGAGATGTCATAGCACAGTCTCAGTCTGGCACCGGCAAGACGGCCACCTTCAGCATTTCAGTCCTCCAGTGCTTGGATATCCAGGTTCGAGAAACCCAGGCTTTGATCTTGGCTCCAACAAGAGAGTTAGCTGTGCAGATTCAGAAGGGTTTGCTGGCTCTGGGGGACTACATGCACGTACAGTGCCACGCCTGCATTGGGGGCACCAATGTTGGGGAGGACATCCGGAAGCTGGACTATGGGCAACATGTTGTGGCAGGCACCCCGGGACGTGTCTTTGATATGATTCGCCGTAGAAGTTTAAGGACACGGGCTATCAAGATGTTGGTTTTGGATGAGGCTGATGAAATGCTGAACGAAGGTTTCAAGGAGCAGATCTACGCTGTGTACAGGCGCCTGCCGCCAGCCACACAGGTGGTTGTCATCAGTGCCACACTGCCTCACGAGATCCTGGAGATGACCAGCAAGTTTATGACCGACCCCATGCGCATCTTGGTGAAGCGTGATGAATTGACTCTGGAAGGCATCAAGCAGTTCTTCGTGGCGGTGGAAAGAGAGGAGTGGAAATTTGACACTCTGTGTGACCTCTACGACACGCTGAGCATCACCCAGGCTGTCATCTTCTGCAACACCAAGAGGAAGGTTGACTGGCTGACAGAGAAGATGAGAGAAGCCAACTTCACTGTGTCATCCACGCACGGGGACATGCCCCAGAAGGAGCGCGAGTCCATCGTGAAGGAGTTCCGCTCAGGTGCCAGCCGAGTGCTCATTTCTACAGATGTCTGGGCTCGCGGCCTGGATGTCCCTCAGGTGTCCCTCGTCATTAACTACGACCTGCCCAACAACAGAGAACTGTACATTCACAGAATCGGGAGAGCAGGGCGATATGGCCGCAAAGGTGTGGCCATCAATTTTGTGAAGAACGAAGACATCCGCATCCTCAGGGACATAGAACAGTACTACTCCACCCAGATAGACGAGATGCCCATGAATGTGGCTGACCTGATCTGA
- the LOC130872748 gene encoding pleiotropic regulator 1-like, whose product MVEDVQKHSVHTLVFRSLKRTHDMFVADNGKPVPLDEESHKRKMAIKLRNEYGPVLHMPTSKENLEERGPQNAAESYPHKQYPANQGQDVEYLLTGTHPYPPVPAVALTAASSVQRMPSESALQSLAVALPNQARADANRTGPAGGEYRHPGASDRSQPTAVNSMIMEAGNTKNSALKAKKAPTMPKPQWHPPWKLYRVISGHLGWVRCIAVEPGNQWFVTGSADRTIKIWDLASGKLKLSLTGHISTVRGVIVSTRSPYLFSCGEDKQVKCWDLEYNKVIRHYHGHLSAVYGLDLHPTIDILATCSRDSTARIWDARTKASVHTLSGHTNAVATVRCQAAEPQIITGSHDTTIRLWDLVAGKTRVTLTNHKKSVRAVVLHPRHYTFASGSPDNIKQWKFPDGGFIQNLSGHNAIINTLAVNADGVLVSGADNGTVHLWAWRTGYNFQRVRAAVQPGSLDSDSGIFACAFDQSESRLLTAEADKTIKVYREDETATEETHPVSWKPQIIKRII is encoded by the coding sequence ATGGTGGAGGATGTCCAGAAGCATTCTGTACACACACTGGTGTTCAGGTCACTGAAGAGGACCCATGACATGTTCGTAGCTGATAATGGAAAACCTGTGCCTTTGGATGAAGAGAGTCACAAGCGCAAGATGGCAATCAAGCTTCGAAATGAGTATGGTCCTGTCTTGCATATGCCCACTTCTAAAGAGAACCTTGAGGAGAGGGGACCTCAGAACGCGGCAGAGTCATATCCCCATAAACAGTATCCTGCCAATCAAGGACAAGATGTTGAATACTTGCTGACAGGTACACATCCATACCCGCCAGTACCCGCTGTTGCCCTGACCGCCGCCAGCAGCGTCCAGAGAATGCCCAGTGAGTCAGCCCTACAGTCCTTAGCTGTGGCGCTGCCGAATCAGGCCAGAGCTGATGCAAATCGTACTGGACCTGCTGGGGGTGAGTACCGACACCCAGGAGCTTCTGACCGTTCCCAGCCCACAGCGGTGAACTCTATGATCATGGAGGCCGGCAATACCAAGAACTCTGCATTAAAGGCTAAAAAAGCCCCTACAATGCCCAAACCCCAGTGGCACCCACCGTGGAAACTCTACAGGGTTATCAGTGGGCATCTTGGCTGGGTTCGGTGCATTGCTGTGGAACCTGGCAATCAGTGGTTCGTTACTGGCTCTGCCGACAGAACTATAAAGATTTGGGACTTGGCTAGTGGCAAATTGAAGCTGTCCTTGACTGGGCACATCAGCACGGTGCGTGGTGTGATTGTGAGCACGAGGAGCCCCTACTTGTTCTCTTGtggagaagacaagcaagtgaaGTGCTGGGATCTTGAGTATAACAAGGTTATACGGCACTATCATGGCCATCTAAGTGCAGTGTATGGTCTGGATTTGCATCCAACAATCGACATCCTGGCGACTTGTAGTCGAGATTCAACTGCACGGATCTGGGACGCGAGGACTAAAGCCAGTGTGCACACGTTGTCCGGACACACAAATGCAGTCGCTACCGTGAGATGCCAGGCTGCAGAACCACAGATTATCACCGGGAGTCACGATACCACAATACGATTATGGGATCTGGTGGCTGGAAAGACAAGAGTGACATTGACGAATCATAAGAAATCTGTCAGGGCTGTGGTCTTACATCCACGACATTACACATTTGCATCTGGGTCTCCAGATAACATAAAGCAGTGGAAGTTCCCTGACGGAGGCTTCATTCAGAATCTCTCCGGTCATAACGCCATCATCAACACGCTGGCAGTCAATGCCGACGGAGTACTCGTGTCTGGAGCTGACAATGGCACCGTGCACCTTTGGGCCTGGAGAACTGGCTACAATTTTCAGCGGGTCCGTGCTGCTGTCCAGCCTGGGTCTTTGGACAGTGACTCAGGAATATTTGCTTGTGCTTTTGATCAGTCGGAAAGCCGGTTGCTAACAGCAGAAGCCGACAAAACCATTAAAGTTTACAGAGAGGACGAGACCGCAACGGAAGAAACTCACCCAGTCAGCTGGAAACCACAGATTATCAAGAGGATAatctga